Proteins encoded in a region of the Corynebacterium breve genome:
- a CDS encoding helix-turn-helix transcriptional regulator, whose protein sequence is MVYSAVAETQRVIERIVDTPPGSGTIVIVSGPGVAGLLDKVIRSIRGFTIVRAQTMPWRTQVQGWVRTDIEKEVGSFDTLDDDTSAHVVIVDNAQWADESSLHELVELARSTRKGRFVLLLATTSTPALEAYAPLADLSVTLPPLGIEDISALSLKYRGVHLTPDVAHRVLEVTGGHLTLVKDILDAAPEDHWRSNQPYLPLPAHWRVAFEKRTRDLELGEVLQVVSQCSDLEVLQELVTNSAHISAAFTSGLIQAVPEGSKRVVIFTNPTDLAVMRASTPPAHKRDIHRRAAAWYRRQANETGALIHEAYALPGTSDSLATQLIRRAREVSADGNYRQAFKLFRLAARTAQDSRMVSHTELKAIESLIADSDIPRAHQYTLQLRTQGADPQIDSIRGYLALHEGRRYEAKTLMERSWSTMEARSIDDHELRAGVASQQVLLSLCEWQPEKLLGWAHTVGSWASQSSPAYQEAYYVSLIGKAAVGGTMPEGSALPWETPIMAQRRHMAKGWISLVHDDATSALQHLTSVSTGEGSERIATWMDAWLARTHLLLGDLDQATASVERGLARAERFGIQFLEPLLLWTSCIAANLRGDNELTRMYSSRLTLSNDVFPIQQIPSAMARLHLAMSKSDFSSALRVGQYLSKLDKETDTGQPGFWPWRDLWGNALVHAGRLDEAEEEISKGYERCRDSPVVSSKAKLHMTHGRLLLARGDVDRGVKLFDEAVEMIEPLNLPLYSSRIFFEYGQALRRLGKRRLADDCFARAGEQFAMMGADFLVERCNRERRASGLGTRGKEKGMLTPQEMEIATLVAQGATNKEAAAELFLSAKTVEYHLTRVYQKLAIRNRSELARALTEL, encoded by the coding sequence ATGGTCTATAGCGCAGTTGCCGAGACGCAACGTGTCATCGAGCGCATCGTCGACACGCCTCCCGGATCGGGCACGATCGTCATCGTGTCTGGCCCGGGAGTTGCCGGATTGCTGGACAAAGTCATTCGATCCATCCGCGGTTTTACCATCGTGCGCGCGCAAACGATGCCGTGGCGGACGCAGGTTCAAGGTTGGGTGCGCACTGACATCGAAAAAGAGGTCGGAAGCTTTGACACGCTTGACGACGACACCTCCGCGCACGTTGTAATCGTCGATAATGCGCAATGGGCCGACGAATCCTCGCTGCATGAGCTCGTCGAGCTAGCCCGGAGTACCCGCAAGGGTCGCTTTGTGCTCTTGCTGGCGACGACCTCGACCCCTGCCCTGGAAGCGTATGCGCCGTTGGCGGATCTCTCGGTGACGCTGCCTCCGCTGGGTATCGAGGATATTTCGGCGCTGAGTCTGAAGTATCGCGGGGTGCACCTCACCCCCGATGTAGCACACCGCGTCTTGGAGGTCACAGGCGGACATCTGACGCTGGTCAAAGATATTTTGGATGCCGCTCCGGAGGATCATTGGCGAAGTAACCAGCCCTACCTGCCACTCCCCGCGCACTGGCGGGTGGCCTTTGAAAAGCGCACCCGTGATCTCGAACTGGGCGAGGTACTTCAAGTTGTGAGCCAGTGTTCGGATTTAGAAGTCCTCCAAGAACTCGTAACTAATTCCGCGCACATCTCGGCCGCATTTACCTCTGGGCTCATCCAGGCTGTTCCGGAAGGCAGCAAACGCGTTGTTATCTTTACCAACCCCACGGACTTGGCGGTGATGCGTGCATCTACTCCCCCAGCGCACAAGCGTGACATCCACCGTCGAGCCGCCGCGTGGTATCGTCGCCAAGCAAATGAAACTGGGGCGCTGATCCACGAAGCCTACGCACTGCCTGGGACCTCAGACTCGCTGGCAACGCAGCTGATTCGCCGAGCTCGTGAGGTAAGCGCCGACGGCAACTATCGCCAGGCTTTCAAGCTGTTTCGATTGGCTGCTCGTACCGCGCAGGATTCCCGCATGGTCTCTCATACCGAGCTCAAGGCGATCGAATCCCTTATCGCCGATTCGGATATTCCGCGCGCTCACCAGTACACGTTGCAGCTGCGCACGCAGGGCGCTGATCCACAGATTGACAGTATCCGCGGATACCTCGCTCTGCACGAAGGACGGCGCTACGAGGCGAAGACCCTCATGGAGCGTTCATGGAGCACCATGGAGGCCCGCTCCATAGACGATCATGAATTGCGCGCCGGAGTCGCAAGCCAGCAGGTTTTGCTCTCGCTGTGCGAATGGCAGCCGGAAAAGCTACTGGGCTGGGCGCACACCGTCGGCTCATGGGCATCACAAAGCTCCCCGGCGTATCAAGAGGCCTACTACGTCTCGCTGATCGGCAAGGCGGCCGTGGGCGGCACGATGCCTGAAGGCTCGGCACTGCCGTGGGAGACACCAATCATGGCGCAGCGCCGTCACATGGCCAAGGGCTGGATCTCGCTAGTGCATGACGACGCGACCAGTGCGCTGCAACATTTGACGTCGGTAAGCACTGGCGAGGGCTCGGAACGCATCGCTACTTGGATGGACGCATGGTTGGCGCGCACCCACCTGCTGCTGGGCGATCTTGATCAGGCAACCGCCAGCGTCGAGCGCGGCCTCGCACGCGCCGAACGCTTTGGAATTCAGTTTCTCGAACCGCTTCTATTATGGACGTCCTGCATCGCGGCGAACCTCCGCGGCGACAACGAACTCACCCGGATGTACTCCAGCCGTCTCACCTTGAGCAACGATGTCTTCCCCATCCAACAAATCCCCTCAGCGATGGCGCGCCTGCACCTGGCGATGTCTAAGTCGGATTTCTCCTCGGCGCTACGCGTGGGCCAATACCTGAGCAAACTGGACAAAGAAACCGATACCGGCCAGCCGGGGTTCTGGCCGTGGCGCGATCTGTGGGGCAATGCGCTCGTCCACGCAGGCCGTCTCGACGAAGCCGAAGAGGAAATCTCCAAAGGCTACGAACGCTGCCGCGATTCTCCAGTTGTATCAAGCAAAGCAAAGCTGCACATGACACACGGACGGCTGCTCTTAGCACGGGGTGATGTGGATCGTGGCGTCAAACTCTTCGACGAGGCAGTCGAGATGATCGAGCCGTTGAATCTACCGCTGTACTCTTCGCGCATTTTCTTCGAATACGGCCAGGCGCTTCGTCGTCTAGGCAAACGCAGGCTTGCCGACGACTGCTTCGCCCGCGCTGGCGAACAGTTCGCGATGATGGGGGCGGACTTCCTGGTGGAGCGCTGCAACCGCGAGCGCCGAGCCAGTGGCCTAGGCACGCGTGGCAAAGAAAAAGGCATGCTCACGCCACAGGAGATGGAGATCGCCACCCTGGTTGCGCAAGGCGCGACCAACAAAGAAGCGGCTGCGGAGCTGTTCCTGTCTGCTAAGACGGTGGAGTACCACCTGACCCGGGTGTATCAGAAACTAGCGATCCGCAACCGCTCCGAGCTAGCGCGAGCGCTGACGGAACTCTAG
- the catC gene encoding muconolactone Delta-isomerase, protein MLFLARMDVNFPDDMDPEVMADFQAKEKAYSGDLQERGIMKAIWRVVGEYANYSVYDCNDHDELHSIFQGFPMFKYMDVKVTPLSKHPNALRYYLLED, encoded by the coding sequence ATGCTGTTTCTTGCACGTATGGACGTGAACTTCCCAGACGACATGGACCCAGAGGTCATGGCGGATTTCCAAGCGAAGGAAAAGGCATACTCCGGCGATCTGCAGGAGCGTGGCATCATGAAGGCGATCTGGCGCGTAGTGGGAGAGTACGCCAACTACTCCGTTTACGATTGCAACGATCACGATGAGTTGCACTCGATCTTCCAGGGCTTCCCGATGTTTAAGTACATGGATGTCAAGGTCACACCGTTGTCTAAGCACCCAAACGCACTGCGCTACTACCTGCTGGAGGACTAG
- a CDS encoding MFS transporter yields the protein MDIRSRIDSSPMTGYQWLIVALVTFLNALDGFDLVAMAYSANAISDQFGIGPSALGWLLSSALIGVGIGALFLGPAADRFGRRRLILIAVIIDIVGLTMTGLATAFPTLLFWRVVTGIGVGGILACITVVTSEYSNRKYRGLAMAIYASGYGIGASICGALAARFIPTIGWEWIFFTGAILSAIGLLLTLVILPESVDYLSNRRDLDSVRRVSRRIGHGADVELNPVIVADKTPIRELVSDRFWPVTLRLWIAFCFVNFGFAFANSWTPKLLSESGLSAQQGIIGGIMISFGGTIGSLIFGALTTKIPARNLLITFSILGAGALVGFIYSTSLPGVMFTLGVLVGMLLNGCVTGMYTITPAAYPSRLRATGVGTALAVGRIGAVLGPLIIGYLAEAGWTPQALYVSAAAVFVLTAFALAGLRTPDTEIKEASLADDPAVVVRQ from the coding sequence ATGGATATTCGTTCACGCATTGATTCTTCCCCGATGACCGGGTACCAGTGGCTCATCGTCGCACTGGTCACCTTTCTCAATGCCCTCGACGGCTTCGATCTGGTCGCTATGGCGTACTCTGCCAATGCTATCTCCGATCAGTTCGGCATCGGCCCATCCGCCCTTGGCTGGCTACTCTCGTCCGCGCTGATTGGCGTTGGTATTGGCGCACTGTTCCTCGGCCCGGCCGCCGATAGATTCGGCCGCCGGCGCCTGATCTTGATCGCCGTCATTATCGACATCGTCGGGCTTACGATGACCGGCTTGGCGACGGCCTTCCCAACCCTCCTCTTCTGGCGCGTGGTCACCGGCATCGGTGTCGGCGGTATCCTCGCCTGCATCACCGTGGTGACCTCCGAATACTCCAATCGCAAATACCGCGGCCTCGCCATGGCGATCTACGCCTCCGGCTACGGCATCGGAGCCAGCATCTGCGGCGCTTTGGCCGCACGCTTCATCCCGACCATCGGCTGGGAGTGGATCTTCTTCACCGGCGCGATCCTTTCTGCGATCGGCCTGCTCCTGACATTGGTAATCCTGCCTGAATCCGTGGATTACCTATCCAACCGCCGCGACCTCGACTCCGTCCGCCGTGTCTCCCGCCGCATCGGTCATGGCGCCGATGTAGAACTCAACCCCGTCATCGTAGCTGACAAAACCCCGATCCGCGAGCTGGTTTCCGACCGCTTTTGGCCTGTCACCCTCCGCCTCTGGATCGCCTTCTGCTTTGTCAACTTCGGATTCGCATTTGCCAACTCGTGGACCCCGAAGCTGCTCTCCGAGTCCGGCCTGTCTGCCCAACAAGGCATCATCGGCGGCATCATGATCTCCTTTGGCGGCACCATCGGATCCCTCATCTTCGGCGCTCTGACTACCAAGATCCCTGCCCGCAACCTCCTGATCACATTCTCGATCCTCGGCGCAGGTGCCCTCGTCGGATTCATCTACTCCACTTCCCTGCCAGGTGTCATGTTCACCCTCGGTGTCTTGGTCGGCATGCTGCTCAACGGCTGCGTCACCGGCATGTACACCATCACCCCAGCCGCGTACCCATCGCGACTGCGCGCCACCGGCGTCGGCACCGCACTGGCAGTGGGACGCATTGGCGCTGTCCTCGGCCCGCTGATCATCGGCTACCTCGCTGAAGCCGGTTGGACTCCGCAGGCGCTGTACGTGTCGGCCGCCGCTGTCTTCGTTCTCACCGCATTTGCGCTCGCCGGTCTGCGCACCCCAGACACCGAAATCAAGGAAGCATCGCTTGCCGACGACCCAGCCGTCGTCGTACGGCAATAA
- a CDS encoding ATP-dependent Clp protease proteolytic subunit: MTFQMPNSRYVLPSFIEQSSYGTKETNPYSKLFEERIIFLGTQVDDTSANDIMAQLLVLESQDPDRDITMYINSPGGSFTSLMAIYDTMQYVRPDVQTVCLGQAASAAAVLLAAGAPGKRAALPNSRILIHQPATQGTQGQVSDLEIQAAEIERMRRLMEETLSRHSGRTAEQIRIDTDRDKILTAEEAVDYGIIDQVFDYRKLNS, from the coding sequence ATGACTTTCCAAATGCCTAACTCCCGCTACGTTCTGCCAAGCTTCATCGAGCAGTCCTCGTATGGAACCAAGGAAACCAACCCGTACTCCAAGCTGTTTGAAGAGCGCATCATCTTCCTGGGCACCCAGGTCGACGACACCTCCGCGAACGACATCATGGCGCAGCTCCTTGTTCTGGAGTCCCAGGACCCAGATCGCGACATCACCATGTACATCAATTCCCCAGGTGGCTCTTTTACCTCGCTGATGGCGATCTACGACACCATGCAGTACGTCCGCCCCGACGTCCAGACTGTCTGCCTAGGTCAGGCTGCCTCCGCCGCTGCCGTTCTGCTCGCCGCCGGTGCGCCGGGCAAGCGCGCAGCTCTGCCGAACTCCCGCATCCTGATCCACCAGCCAGCGACCCAGGGCACCCAGGGGCAGGTTTCCGACCTTGAGATCCAGGCCGCGGAGATCGAGCGTATGCGCCGCCTCATGGAAGAGACCCTGTCTCGCCACTCGGGCCGCACTGCCGAGCAGATCCGCATCGACACCGACCGCGACAAGATTCTCACCGCCGAGGAAGCAGTCGACTACGGCATCATCGATCAGGTATTCGACTACCGCAAGCTGAATTCATAG
- a CDS encoding ATP-dependent Clp protease proteolytic subunit, with protein MSTEPMMTSPGAGMSLGDSVYDRLLRERIIFLGQQVDDEIANKLCAQILLLSAEDPTRDISLYINSPGGSVTAGMAIYDTMKYSPCDIRTYGMGLAASMGQFLLSGGTKGKRYALPHARIMMHQPSAGIGGTAADISIQAEQFAATKREMAELIAEHTGQSFEQITKDSDRDRWFTAQEAKDYGIVDHVIEHADRPISN; from the coding sequence ATGAGCACTGAGCCGATGATGACCTCTCCGGGCGCGGGCATGTCCCTGGGCGATTCTGTCTACGACCGCCTGCTGCGCGAGCGCATTATTTTCCTCGGCCAGCAGGTTGACGATGAAATCGCCAATAAGCTGTGCGCCCAAATCCTGCTGCTGTCGGCGGAGGATCCAACCCGCGACATTTCGCTGTACATTAACTCCCCAGGCGGCTCCGTGACCGCGGGCATGGCGATTTACGACACCATGAAGTACTCGCCGTGCGATATCCGCACCTACGGCATGGGCTTGGCGGCTTCCATGGGTCAGTTCCTGCTCTCCGGCGGCACCAAGGGCAAGCGCTACGCTCTACCACATGCGCGCATCATGATGCACCAGCCTTCCGCTGGCATCGGTGGTACCGCTGCCGATATCTCCATCCAGGCCGAGCAGTTCGCCGCCACCAAGCGCGAAATGGCTGAGCTGATTGCCGAGCACACCGGCCAGTCCTTTGAGCAGATCACCAAGGATTCCGACCGCGACCGCTGGTTCACCGCCCAGGAGGCCAAGGACTACGGCATCGTCGACCATGTCATCGAGCACGCCGACCGCCCGATTAGCAACTAG
- the tig gene encoding trigger factor, translating into MKTSVEKLSDTRAKLTVNVPFEELGPEIDQAYATIAQQVTIPGFRKGKAPRQLIDARFGRGPILEQIVNDMLPTRYEAACQENDLKVIGQPQIDITKIEDNEFVEFTAEVDVRPEIEVPDFSKIKVEVPAIKVDEEAIDEELDKLRERFGELKDTARKMKTGDFAIIDLDATVDGEKVDEASTEGLSYQIGSDDLIKGLDTALRGMKTGEDNEFTAEMQHGEHKGKEATIKVHVQQSKERKLPELDDDFAQLASEFDTVEELRESTKSQLEESKKAQQAADIRDEVLKAALEQSKFALPESIVEEQAHNQLHQLLGQMAHDENALAQLLEAQGTTREEFDKQTHEQAEESVRTQLFLDAVAEQENPDVSQQELTDHILFTAQSYGMDPNQFVAQLQQSGQIANLFADVRRGKALAAAISRTTVTDDEGNSVDPDQYFGEEEEEATEATEAAEATEAADK; encoded by the coding sequence GTGAAGACTTCCGTCGAGAAGCTCAGCGACACACGTGCGAAGCTGACCGTCAACGTTCCATTCGAGGAACTCGGTCCGGAAATTGACCAGGCTTACGCGACCATCGCTCAGCAAGTCACCATCCCAGGTTTCCGCAAGGGCAAGGCACCTCGCCAGCTCATCGACGCGCGCTTCGGTCGCGGCCCAATCCTGGAGCAGATCGTCAATGACATGCTGCCAACTCGCTACGAGGCAGCGTGCCAGGAGAACGACCTCAAGGTCATCGGCCAGCCACAGATCGACATCACCAAGATCGAGGACAACGAGTTCGTCGAGTTCACCGCCGAGGTCGACGTTCGCCCAGAGATCGAGGTTCCTGACTTCTCCAAGATCAAGGTCGAGGTCCCTGCAATCAAGGTCGACGAAGAGGCCATCGACGAAGAGCTGGATAAGCTCCGCGAGCGCTTCGGAGAGCTCAAGGACACCGCACGCAAGATGAAGACCGGCGACTTCGCCATCATCGACCTCGACGCAACCGTCGACGGCGAAAAGGTCGACGAAGCTTCCACCGAGGGCCTGTCCTACCAAATCGGCTCCGATGACCTGATCAAGGGCCTCGACACCGCCCTGCGCGGCATGAAGACCGGCGAAGACAACGAATTCACCGCCGAGATGCAGCACGGCGAGCACAAGGGCAAGGAAGCAACCATCAAGGTGCACGTCCAGCAGTCCAAGGAGCGCAAGCTACCTGAGCTTGACGACGACTTCGCGCAGCTGGCTTCCGAATTCGACACCGTCGAGGAACTCCGTGAGTCCACCAAGTCCCAGCTGGAAGAGTCCAAGAAGGCTCAGCAGGCTGCAGACATCCGCGACGAAGTTCTAAAGGCAGCTCTGGAGCAGTCCAAGTTTGCGCTTCCAGAATCCATCGTTGAGGAGCAGGCCCACAACCAGCTGCACCAGCTGCTCGGCCAAATGGCACACGACGAGAACGCGCTCGCCCAGCTGCTCGAGGCACAGGGCACCACCCGCGAGGAATTTGACAAGCAGACCCACGAGCAGGCTGAAGAGTCCGTTCGTACCCAGTTGTTCCTTGATGCAGTAGCTGAGCAGGAAAACCCTGATGTGTCCCAGCAAGAGCTGACCGACCACATCCTGTTCACCGCGCAGTCCTACGGCATGGATCCAAACCAGTTTGTTGCTCAGCTGCAGCAGTCCGGTCAGATCGCCAACCTGTTCGCTGACGTCCGTCGTGGCAAGGCGCTCGCAGCAGCGATCTCGCGCACCACCGTTACTGACGACGAGGGCAACTCCGTTGACCCAGACCAGTACTTCGGTGAGGAAGAGGAAGAAGCTACCGAAGCTACCGAGGCAGCAGAGGCTACTGAGGCAGCAGACAAGTAG
- a CDS encoding DUF1542 domain-containing protein: MSLLILLAIAGGAVWFLSSRNNQKKQLELDAVQFEDAKADAQRWVDRLGSQVLNISGSDAASTQAMADASERFNAAASALSTASTAKQAQLARESALEGMHYVNAAREIMGMTPGPQLPELEGQRRAGKVTERRTIQQENGTTLTASPYASAETPNYYPGGNVAGRPVPAGWYSEPWWASAMLTGMWSMSSMMMFSAMFSGMAGTPTAEEFEAGDMGDAAGDMGDMGDAGDMGDMGDAGGDMGDMGGGFDLGGGDFGGFDF, translated from the coding sequence ATGTCCCTACTCATCCTCCTTGCCATTGCCGGTGGCGCGGTGTGGTTCCTCAGCTCGCGAAACAACCAGAAAAAGCAGCTTGAACTCGATGCCGTGCAATTTGAAGACGCGAAAGCAGACGCGCAGCGATGGGTCGATCGCCTCGGATCCCAAGTCCTGAACATCTCCGGTAGCGACGCTGCCTCGACCCAAGCGATGGCCGACGCCTCCGAACGATTCAACGCAGCAGCCTCTGCACTATCCACCGCCTCCACCGCGAAGCAGGCGCAACTTGCGCGTGAATCTGCCTTGGAAGGCATGCACTATGTCAACGCAGCACGCGAAATCATGGGCATGACTCCTGGCCCGCAGCTTCCGGAGCTCGAAGGGCAACGCCGCGCCGGCAAGGTCACCGAGCGCCGCACGATCCAGCAGGAGAACGGAACCACACTCACGGCTTCCCCATACGCCTCGGCAGAAACTCCGAACTACTACCCGGGCGGCAACGTGGCGGGTCGCCCTGTTCCTGCTGGCTGGTATTCCGAGCCGTGGTGGGCATCGGCGATGCTTACCGGAATGTGGAGCATGTCGTCGATGATGATGTTCTCTGCGATGTTCTCAGGCATGGCCGGCACACCAACGGCCGAAGAGTTTGAGGCTGGCGACATGGGCGATGCCGCCGGCGACATGGGAGACATGGGCGATGCTGGCGACATGGGAGACATGGGCGATGCCGGCGGCGACATGGGTGATATGGGTGGCGGTTTCGATCTCGGCGGCGGCGATTTCGGGGGCTTCGACTTCTAG
- a CDS encoding aldo/keto reductase, which produces MIPNIELNDKKSIPQLGFGTFLVEPDQAERVVSEALEVGYRHIDTAAFYGNEEGVGRAINNSGIPREEIFLTTKLWNDRHEDADVALNESLERLGMEYVDLYLIHWPLPRNNKYITAWNTMAEQREKGLTRSIGVCNFMPEHLDNLVTSTDVVPVVNQIELHPWMQQKDTRATAKKHGIAIESWHPLGQMKKDLTEFPAITDAAEAHGKSAAQVMIRWHLQNGLIVFPKTNHKERMQENFEVFDFELSDDQMSAIEAMDQGDEGRIGFHPNERE; this is translated from the coding sequence ATGATCCCTAATATCGAACTCAACGATAAAAAGTCTATACCTCAGCTCGGCTTCGGCACTTTCCTTGTGGAACCTGACCAGGCCGAGCGCGTTGTTTCCGAGGCGCTCGAAGTAGGTTACCGCCACATCGACACCGCAGCGTTCTACGGAAATGAGGAAGGGGTTGGTCGCGCGATCAACAATTCCGGTATTCCTCGTGAGGAAATCTTCCTGACCACAAAACTGTGGAACGATCGCCACGAAGACGCCGACGTTGCACTGAATGAATCACTCGAGCGCCTCGGAATGGAGTACGTGGATCTGTACCTGATCCACTGGCCGCTTCCCCGCAATAACAAGTACATCACTGCGTGGAACACTATGGCCGAGCAGCGCGAAAAAGGACTCACCCGCTCCATCGGCGTATGCAACTTCATGCCTGAACACTTGGACAATCTGGTTACTTCTACCGATGTTGTGCCTGTGGTCAACCAGATCGAGCTTCACCCATGGATGCAGCAGAAGGACACCCGCGCCACCGCAAAGAAGCACGGCATCGCCATCGAGTCCTGGCACCCATTGGGCCAGATGAAGAAGGACCTAACCGAGTTCCCTGCCATCACCGATGCTGCTGAAGCGCACGGCAAGTCCGCCGCTCAGGTCATGATCCGCTGGCACCTGCAGAACGGTCTGATCGTGTTCCCGAAGACCAACCACAAGGAACGTATGCAGGAGAACTTCGAGGTCTTCGACTTCGAGCTTTCCGACGACCAAATGTCCGCCATCGAGGCAATGGACCAAGGCGACGAAGGCCGCATTGGATTCCACCCGAACGAGCGAGAGTAA